The following proteins come from a genomic window of Candidatus Zixiibacteriota bacterium:
- a CDS encoding HDOD domain-containing protein, producing MDSPGPGEIISGISEIGSLPQTLAAVLEIINNPAAGADQIADVISKDVSLTARVLKMVNSAQYSRRRKVSRVTEAVVVMGLNSIKMLTLSSSVFSMMPDNEFSGRCDIKRIWRHLIEVAAGARSIAREINYPEPEEAFVAGILHDMGIIIMLLYFRDRYLDLIDRAAAEKTPLWKIEQQTLGFTHGDLGAEMIDTWKLPVRLSHAARGHHQVDESGLEPEATRLNNMVALADRLTLGPFNDYYPDVEENIRLISEYQKHLGLESETVNRIRKESLQQSITLAEYLDLDVGDVIDIITAANKQLAEIYFSLEQLYIREYEARRLNVEIAAEIS from the coding sequence ATGGACTCCCCCGGTCCCGGAGAAATCATTTCCGGAATAAGCGAAATCGGCAGTCTCCCGCAAACACTTGCGGCTGTCCTCGAAATAATCAATAATCCGGCCGCCGGCGCCGACCAAATCGCTGATGTTATTTCCAAAGACGTGTCGTTGACCGCCCGGGTTTTGAAAATGGTCAACTCGGCTCAGTACAGCCGCCGCCGGAAAGTCTCCCGTGTCACCGAGGCGGTGGTAGTGATGGGACTTAACAGCATCAAAATGCTCACCCTGAGCAGTTCGGTGTTCAGTATGATGCCCGATAACGAATTCTCCGGCCGGTGCGATATCAAACGGATCTGGCGCCACCTTATTGAGGTTGCCGCCGGGGCCCGAAGTATCGCCCGGGAAATCAACTACCCGGAACCTGAGGAGGCTTTTGTCGCCGGTATTCTTCATGATATGGGAATTATCATCATGTTACTGTATTTCCGTGATCGTTATCTTGACCTGATCGATAGGGCCGCCGCCGAGAAAACCCCGCTCTGGAAAATAGAACAGCAAACTCTCGGATTCACCCACGGTGATCTCGGAGCGGAAATGATTGACACCTGGAAATTACCGGTGCGTCTTTCTCACGCCGCCCGCGGCCACCATCAGGTGGATGAATCCGGCCTCGAACCGGAAGCCACCCGCCTGAACAATATGGTGGCGCTGGCCGACCGTCTGACTCTGGGTCCGTTTAATGATTACTACCCCGACGTTGAAGAAAATATCCGGTTAATAAGTGAATATCAGAAACATCTCGGGCTGGAAAGTGAAACCGTTAATCGCATACGAAAAGAATCACTTCAGCAGTCGATTACGCTGGCGGAATATCTTGATCTCGATGTTGGCGATGTTATCGATATAATAACTGCCGCCAACAAGCAATTGGCCGAAATCTATTTTTCGCTCGAACAATTATATATTAGAGAGTATGAGGCGCGCCGGCTCAATGTCGAAATCGCGGCCGAAATTTCGTAA